Proteins encoded in a region of the Sterolibacterium denitrificans genome:
- a CDS encoding ribonucleoside-diphosphate reductase subunit alpha, with product MLELIIKRDGHVEPFTPYKLNQWGQWAAQTLGDAVDWPTAVLETVSAMSSTASSRELQQQLIRTCLNFDTWSYNRMAGRLYATLIRKDLYRNQRPTVLALQRKLQALGLMETLDYSESEYAVIQEWIDHERDFEYAHYQLHTHLTKYAIADRVQGMYYESPQFIYMRMAMALAVDQPRERRMRDVQRFYEHLSKNRINAPTPNHVNLGTPLRGYASCCLYTVADNARSIAVGNHIANTMTYMSAGIGAHLATRSLNDPVRGGVIRHQGKLPYYRALVAEVKSNLQNGRGGACTTYFPIFDPEVDTLLRLKNPMSTEDRKIRGMDYSWGGNRFFARKVAKNEEIFLFNCYTAPDLYAALYSGDETRFEEIYARYAADENFPKTWVSARELLITASNEWNETGRVYEHNISEMNRHTPFKDTIHSSNLCAEIALPTGPYNHISELYAEDDISCVEVQFIDGTRCELPGKAQVATQRGLVWPDELVTGDAIDDLPIEAVLRKSAPEVATCNLAGIVVSNIESEEQYAEVAYYALLMIDKCIHLAHYELPQVGVTSRQRLNAGVGILGLAHLMAKNGQRYTDEAGKQFIHEVAERHYYHLLRASLRLGKELGNAPWMHKTCWPEGWLPIDTCNPHVDRIAPFTTRYDWEALRGDIKANGGIRNSVLVAHMPTETSANASGTTNGLYPVRELTLIKTDNQRVNYWAAPEGDTLADHYQSAWDIPTKDMTEMYAIVQKWTDQGISADFYRRVIGDASIASSELIEDYLYRVKLGLKSKYYMNQKTSNGMKAVADVAQAEASAPASLAQTATQDSDCEACTL from the coding sequence ATGCTGGAACTCATCATCAAACGCGACGGCCACGTCGAGCCGTTCACACCCTATAAACTCAACCAATGGGGCCAATGGGCCGCGCAGACGCTGGGCGACGCGGTGGACTGGCCGACGGCGGTGCTGGAAACCGTCTCGGCCATGTCTTCCACGGCCAGTTCGCGCGAGTTGCAGCAGCAGCTCATCCGCACCTGCCTGAACTTCGATACCTGGTCGTACAACCGCATGGCCGGGCGCCTGTACGCCACGCTGATCCGCAAGGATCTCTACCGCAACCAGCGTCCCACGGTACTGGCCCTGCAGCGCAAGCTGCAGGCGCTGGGGCTGATGGAAACGCTGGACTACTCCGAATCCGAATACGCGGTGATCCAGGAGTGGATCGACCACGAGCGCGACTTCGAGTACGCGCACTACCAGTTGCATACGCATCTCACAAAATATGCCATTGCCGACCGGGTGCAGGGTATGTACTACGAGTCGCCGCAGTTCATCTACATGCGCATGGCGATGGCGCTAGCCGTCGATCAGCCGCGCGAGCGACGCATGCGCGACGTGCAGCGCTTTTACGAACATCTGTCGAAGAATCGCATCAATGCGCCCACGCCCAACCACGTCAACCTGGGCACGCCGCTGCGCGGCTACGCCAGTTGCTGCCTGTACACCGTGGCCGACAACGCGCGCTCCATCGCCGTCGGCAACCACATCGCCAACACCATGACTTACATGAGCGCAGGCATCGGCGCGCACCTGGCGACACGCTCGCTCAACGACCCGGTGCGCGGCGGCGTGATTCGCCACCAGGGCAAGCTGCCCTACTACCGCGCGCTGGTGGCGGAGGTGAAATCCAATCTGCAGAACGGCCGCGGCGGCGCCTGCACCACCTACTTCCCGATCTTCGATCCCGAGGTGGATACGCTGCTGCGCCTGAAGAACCCGATGTCCACCGAGGACAGGAAGATACGCGGCATGGATTACTCCTGGGGCGGCAACCGTTTCTTCGCGCGCAAGGTGGCAAAAAACGAGGAGATATTCCTGTTCAACTGCTACACCGCGCCCGATCTGTACGCGGCGCTGTATAGCGGCGATGAGACGCGGTTCGAGGAAATCTACGCACGCTATGCCGCCGATGAAAACTTCCCGAAAACCTGGGTGAGCGCGCGCGAGCTGCTCATCACCGCCAGCAACGAGTGGAACGAGACCGGCCGTGTCTACGAGCACAACATCTCGGAGATGAATCGCCATACGCCGTTCAAGGACACGATTCATTCATCCAACCTCTGCGCCGAAATTGCCCTGCCGACCGGGCCCTACAACCACATCAGCGAGCTGTACGCGGAGGACGACATTTCCTGCGTCGAAGTGCAGTTCATCGACGGCACGCGCTGCGAGCTGCCGGGCAAGGCGCAGGTGGCAACCCAGCGCGGGCTGGTCTGGCCGGATGAGCTGGTGACGGGCGACGCTATCGATGATCTACCCATCGAGGCCGTCCTGCGCAAGAGCGCGCCCGAAGTGGCGACCTGCAACCTCGCCGGCATCGTCGTCTCCAACATCGAATCCGAGGAGCAGTACGCCGAAGTCGCCTATTACGCGCTGCTGATGATCGACAAGTGCATCCATCTGGCGCATTACGAACTGCCGCAGGTGGGCGTGACTTCGCGCCAGCGTCTCAACGCCGGTGTCGGCATCCTGGGCCTGGCGCATCTGATGGCAAAAAACGGCCAGCGTTACACCGATGAGGCCGGCAAGCAGTTCATCCACGAGGTGGCCGAGCGCCACTACTATCACTTGCTGCGCGCCAGCCTGAGGCTCGGCAAGGAACTGGGCAACGCGCCCTGGATGCACAAGACGTGCTGGCCGGAAGGCTGGCTGCCCATCGACACCTGCAATCCGCACGTCGACAGGATCGCGCCCTTCACGACGCGCTACGACTGGGAAGCGCTGCGTGGTGACATCAAGGCCAACGGCGGCATCCGCAACTCGGTGCTGGTGGCGCACATGCCGACCGAAACCTCGGCGAATGCGTCGGGCACCACCAACGGCCTCTACCCGGTGCGCGAGCTGACCCTCATCAAGACCGACAACCAGCGCGTGAACTACTGGGCCGCGCCCGAGGGCGACACCCTGGCCGACCACTACCAATCGGCCTGGGACATTCCGACCAAGGACATGACCGAGATGTACGCCATCGTGCAGAAATGGACCGATCAGGGCATTTCGGCGGACTTCTATCGCCGCGTCATCGGTGATGCCTCCATCGCTTCCTCCGAGCTGATCGAGGACTACCTCTACCGCGTCAAGCTGGGGCTGAAATCCAAGTACTACATGAACCAGAAGACTTCCAACGGCATGAAGGCCGTAGCGGATGTGGCCCAGGCGGAAGCCTCTGCGCCCGCGTCGCTGGCTCAGACCGCAACCCAGGACAGCGACTGCGAAGCCTGCACGCTCTGA